The Alkalibacter saccharofermentans DSM 14828 genomic sequence TGATTATTTTTTTCTCAAGTCGGGATATGGTCATCTGAGACACGCCCAGATCATGTGCTATCTCGCTTTGGCTCTTATTGTTATAATACCTGTCCACAATGATTTTCTTGTCGTAATCATCCATTTCCTCAAAAATGTTCTTTATCAGATCCTTATCCTCTATTTCAGTCATATGCTGATCTTCAATGCCGAGAACTTCAAAAAGGGAAAGGTCGTTTTCATCCTTGGAATTGCTAATTCTTACATCCAGTGAGGTAGGAGAGTAAGCGTAGCTTCCTTCCATTGCCTCAATTACATCTTCTTCGGGGATATCTAGATATGATGCAATGTCTTTAATTGTGGGCATCCGCATAAGTTTGTGCTGAAGATGGTCTTTCGACATATTTATCTTTCGAGACAGTTCCTGAATCCTTCTTGGTACCTTGATTATCCACTCCTTGTCCCTAAAATATTTTTTTATTTCCCCTAGAATCGTTGGCGTCGCAAAGCTGGAAAACTCATACCCTTTAGATGGATCGTACCTTTCGATTGCATAAATAAGACCCAAGCTCGCTACTTGGTAAATAT encodes the following:
- a CDS encoding SigB/SigF/SigG family RNA polymerase sigma factor; amino-acid sequence: MVKEASGKVNVKNQDRKKYIEELFQQYIATKDIEIRNRIFKEFMYIPEILSKKYINKGVDFEDIYQVASLGLIYAIERYDPSKGYEFSSFATPTILGEIKKYFRDKEWIIKVPRRIQELSRKINMSKDHLQHKLMRMPTIKDIASYLDIPEEDVIEAMEGSYAYSPTSLDVRISNSKDENDLSLFEVLGIEDQHMTEIEDKDLIKNIFEEMDDYDKKIIVDRYYNNKSQSEIAHDLGVSQMTISRLEKKIIKKLREKITT